In Gammaproteobacteria bacterium, one DNA window encodes the following:
- a CDS encoding TonB-dependent receptor, translating to MCNPVISFKLKLSIFIVFCCLANIVSAESKAVLGKKPVENQFLDLSIEELMKVEVTSASRHSQKLSEVPSAIFVITQDDIRRSGATSIPEALRMAPGVEVARIGTDKWAISIRGFNGRFADKLQVMMDGRSVYNPLFAGLQWEQQDTLMEDIERIEVIRGPNAAVWGANAVNGVINIITKKAADTQGTLISGGGGSFEQGFAGARYGAKINEDTPFRIYAKGFTRSHTHSLTGENINDQWHSARGGFRLDHHRGIDQFTVQGDIFFNSYGDRLDKSQLSAPIIQTNAARGHNEGGNIRLRWDRTLSEKSAIMLQTYYDRVDYRLLTSSIFSAESFDIDFQHRFPLFDRHDITWGANYRLYHNKVSDTELVTFSPRVQTNHMASAFIRNEITLLPERLRLNLGSRFDHNDFTGMEIQPNARLMWTPDNQNSIWMAVSRAVRIPSRAENDILLNTRTLNALPGFSILPPFPVLAQLAGSSNFNSEKLIAYEMGYRHQFSPQASVDIAGFYNDYSQLRDLSVGFPSFHTSFPPHLILPIGLTNKASGQTYGVEASVEWRPNDKWRLQGNYSFLNMQIHSGSVLKQIDPTTGSADKVSPHHQVSVRSNYDFSEKLQLNLWLRYVSGVDFYRIPGYVTMDAKLVHRPVKNVELFVVGQNLFSQNHREFVSDFLPSLPVAIPRGVYAGAEWRF from the coding sequence ATGTGTAATCCGGTAATATCATTCAAACTAAAATTGTCGATTTTCATTGTTTTCTGCTGTCTCGCCAATATAGTATCGGCGGAGAGCAAAGCAGTGTTGGGGAAAAAGCCGGTTGAGAATCAGTTCCTCGATCTGAGCATCGAAGAATTGATGAAAGTCGAGGTTACCTCGGCATCGCGCCATTCGCAAAAACTGTCAGAAGTTCCCTCCGCCATTTTCGTCATCACCCAGGACGACATCCGCCGCTCGGGCGCAACCAGCATACCGGAAGCCTTGCGCATGGCGCCCGGTGTCGAGGTTGCCCGCATCGGCACGGATAAATGGGCCATCAGCATACGCGGCTTCAACGGCCGTTTTGCCGACAAACTGCAAGTCATGATGGACGGCCGCAGTGTCTACAACCCGCTGTTCGCCGGCTTGCAATGGGAACAGCAGGACACGCTGATGGAAGACATCGAACGCATCGAAGTCATCCGCGGCCCTAATGCGGCGGTATGGGGCGCCAACGCGGTCAACGGCGTGATCAATATCATCACCAAAAAAGCAGCCGACACACAAGGTACGCTCATTTCCGGCGGCGGCGGCAGCTTTGAACAAGGCTTTGCCGGTGCGCGCTACGGCGCAAAAATCAATGAAGACACCCCATTCCGCATCTATGCCAAAGGATTCACCCGAAGTCACACACATTCCTTGACAGGAGAAAACATCAACGATCAGTGGCACTCCGCCCGCGGCGGATTCCGCCTCGATCATCATCGCGGTATCGATCAGTTTACCGTGCAGGGCGATATCTTCTTCAATTCGTATGGCGATCGGCTCGATAAATCGCAGTTAAGTGCGCCCATCATTCAAACCAATGCAGCCCGGGGACATAATGAAGGCGGCAATATCCGCTTGCGCTGGGATCGCACGCTATCGGAAAAGTCCGCCATCATGCTGCAAACCTATTATGACCGGGTTGATTATCGTTTATTAACCAGTTCGATTTTCAGCGCCGAGAGCTTCGACATCGACTTTCAGCATCGCTTTCCATTGTTTGACAGACACGATATCACATGGGGAGCGAATTACCGGCTTTACCATAACAAGGTGTCCGATACCGAATTAGTCACATTCAGTCCGCGTGTGCAAACCAATCACATGGCTAGCGCATTCATTCGCAACGAAATTACGTTGCTGCCCGAACGTTTGCGGCTCAATTTAGGTTCGCGTTTCGACCACAACGATTTCACCGGCATGGAAATCCAGCCCAACGCCCGCTTGATGTGGACGCCGGATAACCAAAACTCGATCTGGATGGCAGTTTCACGCGCGGTACGCATCCCTTCCCGGGCGGAAAACGATATTCTGCTCAATACCCGGACGCTCAACGCTCTTCCCGGTTTCTCGATATTGCCGCCGTTTCCGGTGCTAGCGCAATTGGCCGGTTCGTCTAACTTCAATTCCGAGAAATTAATCGCTTACGAAATGGGATACCGCCATCAGTTCTCACCGCAAGCATCCGTCGATATTGCAGGGTTCTATAACGATTACAGCCAATTGCGCGATCTTTCCGTCGGCTTCCCGTCATTCCACACGAGCTTCCCGCCGCACCTGATACTACCGATCGGATTGACCAACAAAGCTTCCGGTCAGACTTACGGCGTGGAAGCATCGGTCGAGTGGAGACCTAACGACAAATGGCGCCTGCAAGGCAATTACAGCTTTCTCAACATGCAAATTCACTCCGGTTCGGTGCTGAAACAAATCGATCCGACAACCGGCAGTGCGGACAAAGTCAGCCCGCACCATCAAGTTTCGGTTCGCTCCAATTACGACTTCTCGGAAAAACTACAACTCAATCTTTGGTTGCGTTATGTCAGCGGCGTGGATTTTTACCGCATTCCTGGCTACGTTACCATGGACGCCAAGCTGGTACATAGACCGGTAAAAAATGTCGAATTGTTTGTTGTCGGCCAGAACTTGTTCAGCCAGAATCACCGGGAATTCGTCTCCGATTTCCTCCCTTCATTACCGGTCGCAATACCGCGCGGCGTGTATGCCGGAGCGGAATGGCGCTTTTAA
- a CDS encoding diguanylate cyclase has protein sequence MKVADLNQLNITTALPSPKGVALALLEACRQEDVTIAEITKLIQTDPALSGRLIQRANAAKQNSRAVSSISDAVSRVGLTAVKQLAMGFSLIDQYQHGSSPGFDYQQFWSHSLLMAIAMQELGKVTRIGAPDELFACGLMMRIGCLALASIYPEKYSELLQKQSPDITLDQLEQQYLQTDHNELTAAMLINFGFPTIFVESIYFHETPEESGFSEGSRPYQIVHLLYLAKQIADFALTEERERNQHISQLILLGGKIGLDTETFGTFIDQIVQEWHAWGKILKIPVMDFPHPFQKMMNAAAPRPENAANAASLRILLVEDDPSSLILTKELLSNVLGHTVFTTSDGQQALALAMEVLPHIVITDWMMPIMNGLELTKSLRTTEWGQNLYVIMLTSIEDEEEVIKAFDAGVDDYITKPINIRAFRARLRAAWHYRQLQESWERDREQLKRFAAELAVTNRKLEYYALTDMLTELPNRRSGMETLAETWSVANRSGQLMAVMLLDIDHFKTINDTYGHAIGDKVLKELSATIRRTARKGDTFCRMGGEEFLIVCQLGNSDAKSVILFAERLRQQISQQQINIGENHIQITISIGVALKEPGMKSEDHLVNAADKALYAAKNAGRNRAFLTFKNRLLAASAIIDKPPIKT, from the coding sequence TCAGGCCGCCTGATTCAACGCGCCAACGCCGCCAAACAAAACAGCCGCGCCGTTTCATCGATTTCCGACGCAGTTTCCCGTGTCGGTCTGACGGCCGTCAAGCAACTGGCCATGGGGTTCTCGTTGATCGATCAATATCAGCACGGCTCAAGCCCGGGATTCGACTACCAGCAGTTCTGGTCGCATTCACTGTTGATGGCGATCGCCATGCAGGAGCTGGGCAAAGTAACGCGGATAGGCGCTCCCGATGAGCTGTTTGCGTGTGGGTTGATGATGCGGATCGGTTGCTTGGCATTAGCCTCAATTTACCCGGAAAAGTATTCCGAGCTGCTGCAAAAACAATCGCCGGACATTACGCTGGATCAATTGGAACAACAGTATTTGCAGACCGATCATAACGAATTGACGGCCGCCATGCTAATCAACTTCGGCTTCCCTACTATTTTCGTTGAATCCATCTACTTTCACGAAACTCCGGAGGAATCCGGTTTTTCCGAAGGTTCGCGCCCTTATCAGATTGTGCACCTGCTGTATTTGGCAAAACAAATCGCCGATTTTGCTTTAACCGAGGAACGCGAGCGCAATCAGCATATCTCCCAGTTGATTTTGCTGGGCGGGAAAATTGGCTTGGATACCGAAACATTCGGCACTTTTATCGACCAAATCGTACAAGAATGGCATGCCTGGGGAAAAATACTCAAGATTCCGGTCATGGATTTCCCTCATCCATTCCAAAAAATGATGAATGCCGCCGCGCCGCGTCCGGAAAATGCAGCGAATGCCGCTTCGCTGCGCATCCTGTTGGTGGAAGACGATCCGTCGAGCCTGATTCTGACCAAGGAATTACTCTCCAACGTGCTCGGTCACACCGTGTTCACCACCAGCGACGGTCAGCAAGCCTTGGCGCTGGCTATGGAAGTTTTACCGCATATCGTCATCACCGACTGGATGATGCCGATCATGAACGGGCTTGAGTTAACCAAATCCCTGCGTACCACCGAGTGGGGACAAAATTTATATGTCATCATGCTGACTAGCATAGAAGATGAAGAAGAGGTCATCAAAGCGTTCGATGCCGGCGTGGATGATTACATCACCAAACCGATCAATATACGCGCCTTCCGCGCCCGCTTGCGGGCAGCCTGGCATTACCGGCAATTACAGGAATCCTGGGAACGGGACCGCGAGCAACTCAAGCGATTTGCCGCAGAACTGGCGGTCACCAATCGCAAGCTGGAATATTACGCGTTGACCGACATGCTGACGGAATTGCCCAATCGCCGCTCCGGCATGGAAACATTGGCGGAAACCTGGAGTGTCGCCAACCGGTCGGGGCAGTTGATGGCGGTAATGCTCCTCGACATCGACCATTTCAAGACGATCAACGATACCTACGGCCATGCGATCGGCGATAAAGTACTGAAGGAATTATCCGCAACCATCCGCAGAACCGCGCGTAAAGGCGATACTTTTTGCCGCATGGGGGGAGAGGAATTTCTGATCGTCTGCCAACTTGGAAATTCGGACGCCAAATCGGTCATCCTCTTTGCCGAAAGACTCCGTCAGCAAATCAGCCAGCAACAAATCAATATCGGCGAGAACCATATCCAAATCACCATCAGCATCGGTGTGGCGTTAAAAGAGCCCGGCATGAAAAGCGAGGATCATCTGGTCAATGCGGCTGACAAAGCGCTTTATGCCGCCAAAAATGCCGGAAGAAACCGCGCCTTTCTGACATTTAAAAACAGACTGCTGGCTGCATCGGCGATCATCGACAAACCGCCGATTAAAACGTAA